One region of Malania oleifera isolate guangnan ecotype guangnan chromosome 6, ASM2987363v1, whole genome shotgun sequence genomic DNA includes:
- the LOC131158524 gene encoding receptor-like protein 1 yields MANGTTQVVIPKITKENYDNWSIQMRALIGGLDVMDIVEDGYKESLSKEAEASISDAQRMTLWTGASFLSWLIVGGGQSNTFNGWWRQDVAMAFFLKHDNIGVVESGKWTNQKHSPMDRSADSERLSQLSKLSYLDLSSNSFDQSVLKPLRVLQALRYLSLESNGISGQLSDLDMLAFRNLEVLNLGDNLLSGSIPPSIRALHSLKALSLVGSKTIFSARYRLNGTLPPDLCELNKLQELDLSDNNIEGTLPQCLNNLTNLRLLDLSKNQFTGKLSESLISSLTAMEYIDFSNNSFEGLFSFSSFANHSKLEVVQFLSFNDKFQVETDLSIEVPKFQLKVLMLSNCNLNRLSGGHIPKFLLFQYKLISIDLSHNNLTGHFPKFLLENNPGLDYLFLRNNSLVGQFRLPLTACFHIDVSDNKLVGEIQSNIGEMLPQTKRINISRNAFGGRVPSSISNISGIWQLDMSFNKFSGEVPKELLAACTQLEFLHLSHNRFHGHIFSKHFNMSSLTLLHLDHNYFSGTLSNLTNLYFLSVLDISNNYLSGQIPHLMGNGFSLLVLNMQNNLFSGQFSCENIPYEYLDISYNDLSGTLPSCSMVQRLRYLHLEGNRFGGSIPEAFLNFSGISSLNIRYNSLFGKIPSVIGSLSRLKVLLLSGNHLSGLMPNELCQLSEISMMDLSNNSLSGSIPHCFSKITFGNLGAYSSAFHEILNSCGIDLRIGNLEVY; encoded by the exons ATGGCAAATGGTACTACACAAGTGGTGATTCCAAAGATAACAAAGGAGAACTATGACAACTGGTCTATCCAAATGAGAGCCCTTATAGGTGGCTTGGATGTCATGGACATTGTTGAAGATGGTTATAAAGAAAGCCTgtcaaaagaagccgaagcatcTATATCTGATGCTCAAAGAATGACCTT GTGGACCGGGGCGTCATTCCTTTCATGGCTGATAGTTGGTGGTGGCCAAAGCAATACCTTCAATGGATGGTGGAGGCAAGATGTTGCAATGGCATTCTTCTTGAAGCATGATAACATAGGTGTAGTTGAGAGTGGGAAGTGGACCAATCAGAAGCATTCGCCCATGGATCGCA GTGCAG ATTCTGAAAGACTGTCCCAACTGAGCAAGCTAAGTTACCTTGATCTGAGTAGCAATTCTTTTGACCAATCAGTGTTAAAGCCTTTAAGGGTGCTCCAAGCTCTTAGATATCTATCTCTTGAGTCAAATGGAATTAGCGGACAACTTTCTGACTTGG ATATGTTAGCTTTTAGGAATTTGGAGGTCTTAAATTTGGGGGATAATCTTTTGAGTGGGAGTATTCCTCCAAGTATACGAGCATTACATTCTCTCAAGGCTTTATCTTTAGTTGGCTCTAAGACTATTTTTTCAGCTCGCTATAGGCTTAATGGCACTTTACCTCCAG ATTTGTGTGAACTAAACAAACTTCAAGAGTTGGATCTTAGTGATAACAATATCGAAGGGACCCTTCCTCAATGTTTGAATAATTTGACAAATCTTAGGCTTTTGGATCTCTCCAAGAATCAATTCACGGGGAAGCTTTCTGAATCTCTCATTTCCAGCCTAACAGCAATGGAGTACATTGATTTTAGCAACAATTCCTTCGAGGGCTTATTCTCATTTAGCTCATTTGCAAATCATTCCAAGCTTGAGGTTGTTCAATTCCTCAGTTTCAATGACAAGTTCCAGGTGGAAACTGACTTATCAATTGAGGTTCCCAAATTTCAACTAAAGGTCCTTATGTTATCAAACTGTAACCTAAATAGACTCTCAGGTGGTCATATTCCAAAATTCCTTTTGTTCCAATACAAGTTAATAAGCATCGATCTTTCCCACAATAACTTGACAGGACATTTTCCCAAGTTCTTGCTAGAAAACAATCCAGGACTAGACTACCTATTTCTTAGGAACAACTCTTTGGTGGGTCAATTTCGTTTGCCACTGACAGCTTGCTTCCATATTGATGTCTCAGACAATAAGTTGGTCGGTGAAATTCAGTCAAACATAGGGGAGATGCTGCCGCAAACAAAACGTATAAACATATCCAGAAATGCTTTTGGAGGACGTGTTCCATCCTCGATTAGCAACATCAGTGGGATTTGGCAATTGGACATGTCCTTCAACAAATTTTCCGGAGAGGTACCAAAAGAATTGCTTGCAGCTTGCACCCAATTGGAGTTTTTGCATTTGTCTCACAATAGATTTCATGgtcatatattttcaaaacacttCAATATGAGCAGTTTAACTCTTCTGCATCTGGACCATAACTACTTCTCTGGAACTCTAAGCAATTTAacaaatttgtattttttatcaGTTTTAGATATTAGCAACAATTACCTGTCTGGTCAGATTCCTCATTTGATGGGCAATGGGTTCTCGTTGCTTGTACTCAACATGCAGAATAATCTATTCAGTGGTCAATTTTCATGTGAAAATATTCCTTATGAATATTTAGACATTTCTTATAATGATCTTTCGGGAACTTTACCTTCATGTTCAATGGTTCAACGTTTGCGATACTTGCATTTAGAAGGGAATAGATTTGGAGGATCAATACCAGAAGCTTTTCTGAATTTTTCAGGAATATCATCACTAAACATTAGGTATAACAGTTTATTTGGAAAGATTCCAAGTGTGATTGGATCGCTTTCTAGATTAAAAGTCCTTTTGTTGAGTGGAAACCATTTGAGTGGACTAATGCCAAATGAGTTGTGTCAATTAagtgaaataagcatgatggatCTCTCCAATAACTCTCTTTCTGGGTCAATACCCCACTGCTTTAGCAAAATCACTTTTGGAAATTTAGGGGCTTACAGTTCAGCTTTTCACGAAATTTTGAATTCATGTGGGATCGATCTCCGTATTGGGAACTTGGAGGTTTACTGA